A part of Aspergillus flavus chromosome 1, complete sequence genomic DNA contains:
- a CDS encoding aspartyl-tRNA synthetase, cytoplasmic (unnamed protein product) produces MSIKRALSKIVPNKIDTNDSSPAPSRRSGSMSPRRSILSGFLRDRGGYASSSDDFSDDSSSPTTGTMSKNQQKRLARQQRRQERSRLSEEHHSEESERHKEAVAAAAREETAEMKARYGELPLLQSRSRPRELRTKFEDISVDSVGKEVLFTARLHIIRRMSAKLVFLVFRQQLYTFQGVLHETPGKNSIAMVQWVEHLRVGSIVQVRGTIQAPEVPVLGCTIHDVELAIDAVHVVVRREEPVPFSVYEAEIQTPEEERVEGRRSHIPDRTRLTNRLLDLRTPTSQSIFRIQSAVGNLFRTALDEQNFIEIHTPKLQGSATESGASVFEVNYFGRDAFLAQSPQLAKQMAIAADFGRVYEIGAVFRAENSNTHRHLTEYTGLDIEMAIEEHYHEMLEVLDAVIKNILKGIYGRFRREIETVKQQFPSDDVVWLEETPIIRFSDGIKMLNDSGWRDEEGNPLPVDDDLHTRDEIRLGELVKEKYGTDYYILDKFPTSARPFYTMPDPDDNRFTNSFDIFIRGQEIVSGGQRIHDPQMLEENMRRVGINPDTMEEYMEGFRWGAPPHAGAGVGLERFLMLLLKLGNIRLASLFYRDPRSFPAKPPTLQLRHPESSTVEPSWVRDRKGHLAPDESHLQPIEHLIANYGDATSTSWGDERFKIWRDLATGAAISYVPSSSNYAVIPGDPLCDSGQYSRVITQFLQWMRRETKYKPIWLLCSPQVEAILGEKLGWRSLSCIAEERVDPSRNQAASDGEIARKIRHSESEGIKLVSMNQGEMVPDNIREKIDQRIQDWLSNRKGTQVHLSEIRPWRDHAHRWYFYAVDKEGNICAFVALATLSPSHGMQVKYSFDFPGSPNGVIEHIVTHAIQTAARSGVKSLTFGAGATTTLTPGHNMHGAKVKMLQHTYETLAKQFHLVRKSEFRAKLGAQDDPLYIAYPPHGLGSKGIRAVLHFFED; encoded by the coding sequence ATGTCCATCAAACGGGCCCTTTCCAAGATCGTCCCCAATAAGATTGATACAAATGACTCGTCTCCCGCTCCAAGCAGGCGTTCGGGGTCAATGTCCCCTCGACGCAGTATCCTGAGTGGATTCTTGCGGGATCGTGGCGGCTATGCCTCGTCTTCAGATGATTTCTCTGATGACTCTTCATCTCCCACCACGGGGACGATGAGCAAAAATCAGCAGAAACGCCTTGCGCGTCAGCAGCGCCGACAAGAACGCTCTCGTCTCAGCGAGGAGCATCATTCTGAAGAATCTGAACGTCACAAGGAGGCTGTCGCAGCTGCCGCTCGTGAGGAGACTGCAGAGATGAAGGCTCGCTATGGCGAGCTGCCACTCCTCCAGTCGCGCTCTCGCCCGCGGGAGCTCCGGACCAAGTTTGAGGATATTTCGGTGGACTCGGTGGGCAAGGAGGTCCTCTTCACGGCGCGCTTGCATATCATCCGTCGCATGAGTGCCAAGCtggttttccttgtttttcgCCAACAACTCTACACTTTCCAGGGTGTTTTGCATGAAACCCCGGGCAAGAATTCCATCGCCATGGTTCAATGGGTCGAGCACTTGCGCGTGGGTTCTATAGTACAGGTTCGTGGCACTATTCAAGCCCCAGAGGTGCCAGTGTTGGGGTGCACCATTCATGATGTTGAACTGGCCATTGATGCGGTTCACGTTGTCGTTCGGCGGGAGGAACCTGTCCCGTTCAGCGTCTATGAAGCCGAGATCCAGACTCCTGAGGAAGAGCGCGTTGAAGGTCGACGTAGTCACATCCCTGACCGCACGCGTCTAACCAACCGTTTGCTGGACTTGCGTACACCCACATCTCAGTCAATCTTCCGCATTCAATCTGCAGTGGGAAATCTCTTCCGGACAGCCCTTGATGAACAGAATTTCATCGAGATTCATACACCCAAGCTGCAAGGGTCCGCCACTGAGTCTGGAGCTAGTGTCTTTGAAGTAAATTACTTTGGTCGTGATGCATTCCTGGCTCAGAGCCCCCAGCTGGCCAAACAGATGGCTATTGCGGCGGACTTCGGTCGAGTGTATGAAATTGGCGCTGTGTTCCGCGCAGAGAATTCCAATACCCACCGCCATTTGACGGAGTACACCGGGCTGGATATTGAGATGGCAATTGAAGAGCACTACCATGAGATGCTGGAGGTTTTAGATGCTGTGATCAAGAATATCCTGAAAGGCATTTATGGCCGCTTCCGTCGTGAGATCGAGACCGTGAAGCAGCAATTCCCGTCCGACGACGTCGTTTGGCTCGAAGAAACGCCAATCATCCGGTTCTCCGACGGTATCAAGATGCTCAACGACTCCGGGTGGCGTGATGAGGAGGGAAATCCCTTGCCGGTAGATGATGACCTACATACTCGCGATGAGATTCGCCTTGGCGAGCTCGTCAAGGAGAAGTACGGCACGGACTACTACATTCTCGACAAGTTTCCCACCAGTGCACGTCCCTTTTACACGATGCCCGATCCTGATGACAACCGCTTCACTAACTCCTTTGACATCTTCATTCGGGGCCAAGAGATCGTCTCAGGCGGTCAGCGTATCCATGATCCCCAAATGCTTGAGGAAAATATGCGCCGTGTGGGCATCAATCCTGATACTATGGAGGAATATATGGAAGGTTTCCGATGGGGTGCACCTCCCCACGCCGGCGCTGGTGTGGGTCTGGAGCGTTTCCTGATGCTTCTTCTCAAGTTGGGTAACATTCGCCTCGCTTCTCTCTTCTATCGTGATCCTCGGAGTTTCCCCGCTAAACCCCCAACGTTGCAACTGCGGCACCCAGAGTCTTCGACCGTCGAACCATCTTGGGTCCGCGACAGAAAAGGTCACTTGGCGCCCGATGAGAGCCACCTGCAGCCAATAGAGCATCTCATCGCGAATTATGGTGATGCGACTTCCACATCATGGGGTGATGAACGTTTTAAGATTTGGCGTGACCTGGCGACCGGCGCAGCAATCTCATATGTGCCTAGCAGCAGCAATTATGCAGTGATCCCAGGCGATCCTTTGTGCGATTCTGGGCAGTATTCGCGTGTGATCACGCAGTTCCTGCAATGGATGCGTCGGGAGACTAAGTATAAGCCCATCTGGCTCTTATGTTCCCCTCAGGTTGAGGCTATCCTGGGCGAGAAACTTGGTTGGCGTAGCTTGTCTTGCATCGCAGAGGAGCGTGTAGATCCGTCCCGCAACCAAGCTGCTTCAGATGGGGAAATTGCTCGGAAGATCCGACACTCGGAGAGCGAGGGCATCAAGCTCGTGAGCATGAACCAGGGTGAGATGGTACCGGACAACATTCGCGAGAAGATTGATCAGCGCATTCAAGACTGGCTGTCCAACCGTAAAGGTACTCAAGTGCACCTGTCTGAGATCCGTCCATGGCGCGATCATGCCCATCGCTGGTATTTCTATGCAGTCGACAAGGAAGGTAATATTTGCGCCTTTGTCGCCTTGGCCACATTATCCCCGTCCCATGGTATGCAGGTGAAATACAGCTTTGACTTCCCTGGGTCTCCAAATGGTGTCATTGAGCATATTGTTACCCACGCCATCCAGACAGCGGCTCGGTCTGGAGTCAAGTCGCTCACTTTCGGTGCTGGCGCCACCACCACTCTTACCCCGGGACACAACATGCACGGAGCCAAGGTGAAGATGCTGCAGCATACCTACGAAACCTTGGCGAAGCAGTTCCATTTGGTTCGCAAGAGCGAGTTCCGTGCGAAATTGGGAGCGCAGGACGACCCCCTTTACATCGCCTACCCGCCTCATGGGCTAGGGTCAAAGGGTATCCGGGCTGTCCTTCACTTTTTCGAAGACTAA
- a CDS encoding tubulin alpha-1 subunit (tubulin alpha-1 chain): protein MREVISLNVGQAGCQIANSCWELYCLEHGIQPDGYLTEERKKEDPDHGFSTFFSETGQGKYVPRTIYADLEPNVVDEVRTGTYRTLFHPENMITGKEDASNNYARGHYTVGKEMIDQVLDKVRRVADNCAGLQGFLVFHSFGGGTGSGFGALLMERLSVDYGKKSKLEFCVYPAPQNATSVVEPYNSILTTHTTLEHSDCSFMVDNEAIYDICRRNLGIERPSYENLNRLIAQVVSSITASLRFDGSLNVDLNEFQTNLVPYPRIHFPLVAYAPVISAAKASHEANSVNEITMSCFEPNNQMVKCDPRNGKYMATCLLYRGDVVPKETHAAVATLKTKRTIQFVDWCPTGFKIGICYQPPKQVPNGDLANLSRAVCMLSNTTAISEAWSALDHKFDLMYSKRAFVHWYVGEGMEEGEFSEAREDLAALERDYEEVASDSLEEEVEAEY from the exons ATGAGAGAAGTTATTAGTTTGAACG TTGGTCAGGCTGGTTGCCAGATCGCCAATTCTTGCTGGGAG CTCTACTGTCTTGAGCACGGCATCCAG CCCGATGGTTACTTGACCGAGGAACGCAAGAAGGAAGACCCTGACCATGGTTTCAGCACCTTCTTCTCCGAAACTG GCCAGGGCAAGTATGTTCCTCGTACCATCTACGCCGATCTGGAGCCCAATGTTGTCGATGAGGTCCGCACTGGCACCTACCGTACCCTTTTCCACCCCGAGAACATGATCACCGGCAAGGAGGATGCCTCGAACAACTATGCCCGTGGTCACTACACCGTTGGCAAGGAGATGATCGACCAGGTCCTCGACAAGGTTCGCCGTGTGGCCGACAACTGCGCTGGTCTCCAGggcttcctcgtcttccacTCTTTCGGTGGTGGTACTGGTTCCGGTTTCGGTGCTCTCCTGATGGAGCGTCTGTCTGTGGACTACGGCAAGAAGTCCAAGCTGGAGTTCTGCGTCTACCCTGCCCCCCAGAATGCCACCTCCGTCGTTGAGCCCTACAACTCCATCCTGACTACCCACACCACCCTTGAGCACTCCGACTGCAGTTTCATGGTTGACAACGAAGCCATCTACGACATCTGCCGCCGCAACCTTGGCATCGAGCGTCCCAGCTATGAGAACCTGAACCGCCTGATTGCTCAGGTTGTCTCCTCCATCACCGCCTCCCTGCGTTTCGATGGTTCCCTGAACGTGGATCTCAACGAGTTCCAGACCAACCTGGTTCCCTACCCCCGTATTCACTTCCCTCTCGTTGCCTATGCTCCCGTCATCTCCGCGGCCAAGGCCTCCCACGAGGCCAACTCCGTCAACGAGATCACCATGTCTTGCTTCGAGCCCAACAACCAGATGGTCAAGTGTGACCCCCGCAATGGCAAGTACATGGCTACTTGCTTGCTGTACCGTGGTGATGTTGTGCCCAAGGAGACCCACGCCGCCGTTGCTACCCTCAAGACCAAGCGTACCATCCAGTTCGTCGACTGGTGCCCTACTGGTTTCAAGATCGGTATCTGCTACCAGCCCCCTAAGCAGGTTCCCAACGGTGACCTTGCCAACCTCAGCCGTGCTGT CTGCATGCTGTCTAACACCACCGCCATCTCCGAGGCCTGGTCCGCTCTCGACCACAAGTTCGATCTCATGTACTCCAAGCGTGCTTTCGTTCACTGGTATGTTGGAGAGGGTATGGAGGAGGGTGAATTCTCCGAGGCCCGTGAGGACCTGGCTGCCCTCGAGCGCGACTACGAGGAGGTCGCCAGCGActcgctggaggaggaggttgaggctgagtactaa